A stretch of Ectothiorhodospiraceae bacterium BW-2 DNA encodes these proteins:
- a CDS encoding tRNA threonylcarbamoyladenosine biosynthesis protein RimN, whose protein sequence is MQQPSRFQLQTACRALSNGGVVAYPTEAVWGLGCDPLHSTALQQLLTLKRRRADKGLILIAATIEQLSPFWHPDFTPTPEMLASWPGPHTWLVPKHPQLPPLLSGEHQTIAVRVSAHLGVIALCQAFGGAITSTSANRSGGSAAITERQCRHRFGNRIHYLSGPTGGAARPSTIRHALSGAWIRR, encoded by the coding sequence ATGCAACAACCTAGTCGTTTTCAGCTACAAACTGCCTGCCGCGCACTCTCTAACGGCGGTGTGGTTGCCTATCCTACCGAAGCGGTATGGGGGCTCGGTTGCGATCCTCTCCACTCAACAGCTTTACAGCAACTACTAACGCTTAAACGGCGCCGTGCTGATAAGGGGTTAATTCTCATTGCGGCCACTATCGAACAGCTCTCCCCCTTTTGGCACCCCGACTTTACCCCTACCCCTGAGATGTTAGCTAGCTGGCCCGGCCCTCACACCTGGCTAGTTCCTAAGCATCCACAGTTACCCCCTCTGCTATCGGGAGAGCATCAGACCATTGCCGTTCGGGTGAGCGCCCATCTTGGTGTCATTGCGCTCTGCCAAGCTTTTGGGGGGGCAATCACCTCCACGAGTGCTAATCGCAGCGGCGGCTCAGCGGCTATCACCGAGCGACAGTGCCGTCACCGTTTCGGTAATCGTATCCACTACCTGTCCGGCCCAACAGGGGGGGCAGCTCGCCCTAGTACCATTCGTCACGCCCTCAGCGGAGCTTGGATAAGGAGATAG
- the tsaD gene encoding tRNA (adenosine(37)-N6)-threonylcarbamoyltransferase complex transferase subunit TsaD, protein MLVLGIETSCDESGIALYDSDTHQVNHQLFSQIELHARYGGVVPELASRDHIRRILPLLQQLLEQQQVALSELEGIAYTAGPGLIGALMVGAAIGRSLAFSLNIAAVAVHHMEGHLLAPMLEPLPPTFPFTALLVSGGHTLLVDVNGIGEYAIIGESLDDAAGEAFDKTAKLLDLGYPGGPAIAKAAAAGDPHRWRFPRPMTDRPGLDFSFSGLKTFTLNTWQSGSQTAADRNDIAAAFEEAVVDTLAIKCRRAMQQTGHRQLVIAGGVSANQKLRQRLQQQADKYRFELYYPRAEFCTDNGAMIAYAGYCRLAAGERAEPHFSPRPRWPLDQLTPP, encoded by the coding sequence ATGTTAGTTCTCGGCATCGAAACCTCCTGCGATGAGAGCGGTATCGCCCTCTACGACAGTGACACCCATCAGGTTAACCACCAGCTATTTAGCCAAATCGAACTGCACGCCCGCTATGGCGGGGTGGTTCCCGAACTCGCCTCCCGCGACCATATCCGTCGAATATTACCCCTGCTGCAGCAGCTATTAGAGCAGCAGCAGGTGGCACTCAGTGAGTTAGAGGGTATCGCCTATACCGCTGGCCCCGGACTGATTGGTGCCTTAATGGTCGGTGCCGCTATCGGTCGCTCGCTCGCCTTTAGTCTCAATATTGCTGCAGTCGCAGTACACCACATGGAGGGGCATCTGCTAGCGCCGATGCTAGAGCCTCTGCCGCCGACATTCCCTTTTACCGCGCTGCTCGTCTCGGGCGGCCATACGCTGCTGGTCGATGTGAACGGCATCGGAGAGTATGCCATTATCGGCGAGTCGCTTGATGATGCCGCCGGTGAGGCGTTTGATAAAACGGCCAAGCTGCTCGATTTGGGCTACCCCGGTGGCCCCGCTATCGCTAAGGCGGCTGCCGCAGGTGACCCCCATCGCTGGCGCTTTCCGCGTCCGATGACCGATCGTCCAGGGCTCGACTTCAGTTTTAGTGGCCTCAAGACCTTTACGCTGAATACTTGGCAGAGCGGCTCACAAACAGCGGCAGATCGCAACGATATTGCCGCTGCGTTTGAAGAGGCGGTAGTCGATACTTTAGCCATAAAGTGCCGCCGTGCGATGCAGCAGACCGGCCATCGCCAGCTAGTGATAGCCGGTGGCGTCAGTGCCAATCAAAAGCTACGCCAGCGACTACAGCAACAGGCAGATAAGTACCGATTTGAACTCTACTACCCCCGAGCCGAATTTTGTACCGATAATGGTGCCATGATCGCCTACGCCGGTTACTGTCGTCTAGCCGC